The following are from one region of the Staphylococcus argenteus genome:
- the graR gene encoding response regulator transcription factor GraR/ApsR — MQILLVEDDNTLFQELKKELEQWDFNVAGIEDFGKVMDTFESFNPEIVILDVQLPKYDGFYWCRKMREVSNVPILFLSSRDNPMDQVMSMELGADDYMQKPFYTNVLIAKLQAIYRRVYEFTAEEKRTLTWQDAVVDLSKDSIQKGDETIFLSKTEMIILEILITKKNQIVSRDTIITALWDDEAFVSDNTLTVNVNRLRKKLSEIGMDSAIETKVGKGYMAHE, encoded by the coding sequence ATGCAAATATTATTAGTTGAAGATGACAATACTTTATTTCAAGAATTGAAAAAAGAATTAGAACAATGGGATTTTAACGTTGCAGGTATAGAAGATTTCGGTAAAGTGATGGATACATTTGAAAGCTTCAATCCTGAAATTGTGATATTAGACGTTCAATTGCCTAAATATGATGGATTTTATTGGTGCCGAAAAATGAGAGAGGTATCCAATGTGCCAATATTATTCCTATCATCTCGTGATAATCCAATGGATCAAGTGATGAGCATGGAATTAGGTGCAGATGATTACATGCAAAAGCCTTTTTATACCAATGTCTTAATCGCTAAATTACAAGCGATTTATCGTCGCGTTTACGAATTTACTGCAGAAGAAAAACGTACACTTACATGGCAAGATGCAGTAGTAGACTTATCAAAAGATAGTATTCAAAAAGGTGATGAAACTATATTTTTATCAAAAACGGAAATGATTATATTAGAAATATTGATTACTAAAAAGAATCAAATTGTTTCTAGAGATACAATTATTACTGCATTATGGGATGATGAAGCGTTTGTCAGTGATAATACTTTAACGGTTAATGTGAATCGTTTACGAAAGAAATTGTCTGAAATAGGAATGGATAGTGCGATTGAAACAAAAGTAGGAAAAGGGTATATGGCACATGAATAA
- the graS gene encoding histidine kinase GraS/ApsS, with protein MNNLKWVGYFLKSRMNWIFWILFLNFIMLGISLIDYDFPIDSVFYIVSLNLSLTLIFLIITYFKEVKLYKHFDKDKEIEEIKHKDLAETPFQRHTVDYLYRQILAHKDKVVDQQLQLNMHEQTITEFVHDIKTPVTAMKLLIDQEESHERKQALLYEWSRINSMLDTQLYITRLESQRKDMYFDYVPLKRMVIDEIQLTRHISQVKGIGFDVDFKVDDHVYTDIKWCRMIIRQILSNALKYSENYNIEIRTELIDKHVSLIIKDHGRGISKKDMPRIFERGFTSTANRNETTSSGMGLYLVNNVKDQLGIQVDVTSAVGKGTTVSLVFPLQNEIVERMSEVTNLSF; from the coding sequence ATGAATAATTTGAAATGGGTAGGATATTTCCTTAAATCACGTATGAATTGGATATTTTGGATATTATTTTTGAATTTTATAATGTTAGGTATTAGTCTAATTGATTATGATTTTCCAATTGATAGTGTGTTTTATATTGTTTCGCTTAATTTAAGTTTGACATTGATTTTTTTAATCATAACGTATTTTAAAGAAGTAAAATTATATAAGCATTTTGATAAAGATAAAGAAATTGAGGAGATTAAACATAAAGATTTAGCAGAGACACCATTTCAACGTCATACTGTGGATTATTTATATCGTCAAATTTTAGCGCATAAAGATAAAGTTGTTGATCAACAGTTACAATTGAATATGCATGAACAAACCATCACTGAATTTGTGCATGATATAAAAACGCCAGTGACAGCCATGAAATTACTAATTGATCAGGAAGAAAGTCATGAAAGAAAACAAGCACTATTATATGAATGGTCTCGTATTAATTCAATGTTAGATACTCAACTGTATATTACAAGGTTAGAGTCACAACGAAAAGATATGTATTTTGATTATGTACCTCTTAAACGTATGGTTATTGATGAAATTCAATTAACAAGACACATTAGTCAAGTTAAAGGAATTGGTTTTGATGTTGACTTTAAAGTTGATGATCATGTATATACTGATATTAAATGGTGTCGCATGATTATTAGACAAATTTTATCTAATGCATTGAAATATAGTGAGAATTATAATATTGAAATTAGAACAGAACTAATCGACAAACATGTATCTTTGATTATTAAAGACCATGGAAGAGGTATTAGTAAGAAAGATATGCCTCGAATATTTGAACGTGGCTTCACGTCAACTGCAAATCGAAATGAAACAACATCTTCAGGTATGGGATTATATTTAGTAAATAATGTGAAAGATCAATTAGGAATTCAAGTCGATGTTACATCTGCTGTCGGTAAAGGGACAACAGTCAGCTTAGTTTTCCCATTACAAAATGAAATTGTTGAACGCATGTCAGAAGTGACAAATTTGTCATTTTAA
- the vraF gene encoding ABC transporter ATP-binding protein VraF: MAILEVKQLTKIYGNKKMAQEVLRDINMSVEEGEFIAIMGPSGSGKTTLLNVLSSIDYISQGSITLKGQKLEKLSNKALSHIRKHDIGFIFQEYNLLHTLTVKENIMLPLTVQKLDKETMLNRYQRVAEALNIFDISEKYPSELSGGQRQRTSAARAFITLPSIIFADEPTGALDSKSTQDLLKRLTKMNEAFKSTIIMVTHDPVAASYANRVIMLKDGQIFTELYQGDDDKQTFFKEIMRVQSVLGGVNYEL, from the coding sequence GTGGCAATTTTAGAAGTAAAACAATTAACAAAAATATATGGAAATAAAAAAATGGCACAAGAAGTTCTACGAGATATTAATATGTCAGTAGAAGAGGGTGAATTTATAGCGATTATGGGTCCTTCTGGATCTGGAAAGACAACGCTATTAAATGTTTTGAGTTCAATCGATTATATTTCTCAAGGCTCTATTACTTTAAAAGGACAAAAATTAGAAAAACTCTCTAATAAAGCTTTGTCTCATATTCGAAAGCATGACATTGGTTTTATTTTTCAGGAATATAATTTGCTACATACTTTGACTGTTAAAGAAAATATTATGTTGCCTTTAACAGTTCAAAAATTAGATAAAGAGACAATGTTAAATCGCTATCAAAGAGTAGCTGAAGCATTAAATATTTTTGATATTAGTGAAAAATACCCATCTGAACTATCTGGTGGACAACGACAAAGAACTTCTGCTGCAAGGGCGTTTATTACGCTTCCATCAATTATTTTTGCAGATGAGCCAACAGGTGCGCTTGATTCAAAAAGTACACAAGATTTATTGAAACGATTAACGAAAATGAATGAAGCATTTAAATCTACAATCATTATGGTTACACATGATCCTGTTGCAGCTAGCTATGCCAATAGAGTGATAATGCTTAAAGATGGTCAGATTTTTACTGAATTATATCAAGGTGATGATGATAAACAAACATTTTTCAAAGAAATAATGCGAGTTCAAAGTGTTCTAGGTGGCGTTAATTATGAGCTTTAA
- a CDS encoding FtsX-like permease family protein — MSFNQIIFKNFRQNFSHYAIYLFSLITSVVLYFSFVALKYAHKINMTESYPIIKEGSQVGSYFLFFIIIAFLLYANVLFIKRRSYELALYQTLGLSKFNILYILMLEQLLLFIITATLGIIIGLFGSKILLMIVFTLLGIKEKVPIIFSLRAVIETLLLIGVAYLFTAIQNFVLVFKQSISQLSKNNQVKESNHNKITFEEVILGILGIILIITGYYLSLNIVQYYNSIGILLFILFSTVIGAYFFFKSSVSLVFKMVKKFRKGVISVNDVMFSSSIMYRIKKNAFSLTVMAIISAITVSVLCFAAISRASLDSEIKYSSPHDVTIRDQQKANELASELNNQKIPHYYNYKEVIHTKLYKDDLFEVKMKEPYNVTITSDKYIPNTNLKRGQADLFVAEGAIKDLVKHKKHGKAIIGTKKHHVDIKLRKDINKIYFMTDVDLGGPTFVLNDQDYQEIRKYTKPKHIVSQFGFDLKHKKDALALEKAKNKVDKSIETRSEAASSISSLTGILLFVTSFLGITFLIAVCCIIYIKQIDETEDELENYSILRKLGFTQKDMARGLKFKILFNFGLPLVIALSHAYFTSLAYMKLMGTTNQIPIFIVMGLYVCMYAIFAITAYNHSKRTIRHSI, encoded by the coding sequence ATGAGCTTTAATCAGATTATATTTAAAAATTTTCGCCAAAACTTTTCACATTATGCCATTTATCTGTTTTCTTTAATAACGAGTGTAGTATTATACTTTAGCTTTGTAGCGTTAAAATATGCACATAAAATTAATATGACTGAATCATATCCCATCATTAAAGAGGGATCACAAGTAGGTAGTTACTTTTTATTCTTTATTATAATCGCATTTTTATTATATGCTAATGTCTTATTTATAAAGCGTAGAAGTTATGAACTAGCGTTATATCAAACATTAGGGTTATCTAAATTCAATATTTTATATATTTTGATGCTTGAACAATTATTATTATTTATAATTACGGCGACGCTTGGTATCATTATAGGACTTTTCGGTTCGAAAATTTTATTGATGATTGTATTTACATTGTTAGGCATTAAAGAAAAGGTGCCGATTATTTTTAGTTTAAGAGCAGTGATCGAAACATTATTATTAATTGGTGTTGCTTATTTATTTACCGCAATTCAAAATTTTGTTTTAGTATTTAAACAATCTATTTCACAACTTTCAAAGAATAACCAAGTAAAAGAAAGTAACCATAATAAAATTACATTTGAAGAAGTTATTTTAGGTATTTTAGGTATTATATTAATTATCACTGGATATTATCTTTCTCTCAATATAGTCCAATATTATAATTCTATTGGCATATTGTTGTTCATTTTATTTTCAACAGTAATAGGTGCTTATTTCTTCTTCAAAAGCTCAGTTTCGCTTGTTTTTAAAATGGTAAAAAAATTTAGAAAAGGTGTTATCAGTGTAAATGATGTAATGTTTTCGTCATCGATTATGTATCGAATCAAGAAAAATGCATTCTCGTTGACTGTTATGGCAATCATTTCTGCAATCACTGTGTCTGTCTTATGTTTTGCTGCAATCAGTAGAGCATCTTTAGATAGTGAAATTAAATATAGTTCACCACATGACGTTACAATTAGAGATCAACAAAAAGCTAATGAGTTAGCTAGTGAATTGAATAATCAAAAGATACCTCATTATTATAATTACAAAGAAGTTATACACACCAAGTTATATAAAGATGACTTGTTTGAAGTGAAAATGAAAGAACCATATAATGTAACGATTACTAGTGATAAATATATACCCAATACGAATTTAAAACGTGGTCAAGCTGATTTGTTCGTAGCAGAAGGAGCCATTAAAGATTTAGTAAAACATAAGAAACATGGTAAAGCCATCATTGGAACTAAAAAGCATCATGTTGATATCAAGTTGCGCAAAGATATTAACAAAATATATTTTATGACGGATGTTGATTTGGGTGGTCCGACGTTTGTTTTAAATGATCAAGACTATCAAGAAATAAGAAAATATACTAAGCCTAAACATATCGTTTCACAATTTGGATTCGATTTGAAACATAAAAAAGATGCACTGGCTTTAGAAAAAGCCAAAAATAAAGTAGATAAATCAATAGAAACGAGAAGTGAAGCAGCAAGTTCTATATCTAGTTTGACAGGGATTCTATTATTTGTAACATCATTTTTAGGTATTACATTCTTAATTGCTGTTTGTTGCATCATTTATATTAAACAAATTGATGAGACAGAAGATGAATTGGAAAATTATAGTATTTTAAGAAAACTTGGATTTACGCAAAAAGATATGGCGAGAGGTCTTAAATTTAAGATTCTTTTTAATTTCGGATTGCCTTTAGTTATCGCGCTCTCACATGCGTATTTTACTTCATTAGCCTATATGAAGTTAATGGGTACTACGAATCAAATACCTATTTTTATAGTGATGGGTTTATATGTTTGTATGTATGCTATATTTGCTATAACTGCTTATAATCATTCGAAACGTACAATTAGACATTCAATATAA
- a CDS encoding DUF47 domain-containing protein, with protein sequence MFSKKKDKFMVQLEEMVFNLDRAAIEFGKMDFNTHLDLKAYSDNIKTYESHGDELVHQVITDLNQTFITPIEREDILSLCDAIDDVLDAIEETAAMFEMYSIEYTDEYMAEFVDNIQKAVAEMKLAVGLLVDKKLSHMRIHSINIKEFETNCDGILRQSIKHIFNSETDPITLIKIKDIYESMEEIADKCQIVANNFETIIMKNS encoded by the coding sequence ATGTTTAGTAAGAAAAAAGATAAGTTTATGGTTCAATTAGAAGAGATGGTTTTCAATCTAGACCGTGCAGCTATTGAATTCGGTAAAATGGACTTCAATACTCATTTAGATTTAAAAGCATACTCAGACAACATTAAAACTTATGAGTCACATGGTGACGAATTAGTACATCAAGTTATTACTGATTTAAATCAAACATTTATCACACCAATTGAACGTGAAGATATTTTATCATTATGTGATGCAATTGATGATGTTTTAGATGCAATTGAAGAGACGGCTGCTATGTTTGAAATGTATTCGATTGAATACACAGATGAATATATGGCTGAATTTGTTGATAACATTCAAAAAGCTGTAGCAGAGATGAAACTTGCAGTTGGTTTATTAGTAGATAAAAAGTTATCACATATGCGTATCCATTCAATTAATATTAAAGAATTTGAAACAAACTGTGACGGTATTTTAAGACAGTCAATTAAACATATTTTCAATAGCGAAACAGATCCAATCACATTAATTAAAATAAAAGATATTTATGAAAGCATGGAAGAAATCGCTGATAAATGTCAAATCGTAGCAAATAATTTTGAAACTATTATTATGAAAAATAGCTAA
- a CDS encoding inorganic phosphate transporter, translating to MSYIIIVTIAVVIFSLVFDFINGFHDTANAVATAVSTRALTPKTAILMAAVMNFIGALTFTGVAGTITKDIVDPFKLENGLVVVLAAILAAIVWNLATWFYGIPSSSSHALIGSIAGAAIASEGSFSVLHYQGFTKIIIVLIVSPIIAFCVGFLMYSIFKVIFKNANLTRANRNFRFFQIFTAALQSFSHGTNDAQKSMGIITLALIVANVQTDGSVEPQLWVKVACATAMGLGTAIGGWKIIKTVGGNIMKIRPANGAAADLSSALTIFVASSLHFPLSTTHVVSSSILGVGASNRAKGVKWSTAQRMIITWVITLPISAILAALLFYILNLFF from the coding sequence ATGTCATATATAATCATCGTCACTATAGCTGTAGTTATTTTCTCGCTGGTATTTGACTTTATCAATGGTTTCCATGATACAGCCAATGCAGTAGCTACTGCAGTATCGACTAGAGCGTTAACGCCAAAAACGGCAATTTTAATGGCAGCAGTGATGAACTTTATAGGTGCTTTAACATTTACGGGCGTTGCAGGCACTATTACTAAAGACATTGTCGATCCATTTAAATTAGAAAATGGATTAGTTGTTGTATTAGCAGCAATATTAGCAGCTATCGTTTGGAATTTAGCTACATGGTTTTATGGTATACCGAGTTCGTCATCTCATGCTTTGATAGGGTCAATTGCAGGCGCTGCGATTGCTTCTGAAGGTTCATTTTCAGTTTTACATTATCAAGGATTCACAAAAATTATTATTGTATTAATCGTTTCACCGATTATTGCATTTTGTGTTGGTTTTTTAATGTATTCTATTTTTAAAGTGATATTTAAAAATGCAAACTTAACAAGAGCGAACCGTAACTTTAGATTTTTCCAAATCTTCACAGCAGCATTACAATCATTTTCACATGGTACAAACGATGCTCAAAAATCGATGGGGATTATTACATTGGCTTTGATTGTTGCAAATGTTCAAACGGATGGTAGTGTAGAACCTCAATTATGGGTTAAGGTTGCCTGTGCAACAGCTATGGGTCTTGGTACTGCTATTGGTGGTTGGAAAATTATCAAAACTGTAGGTGGTAATATTATGAAAATTCGTCCTGCTAATGGTGCAGCGGCTGATTTATCATCTGCATTAACAATTTTCGTTGCATCATCATTACATTTCCCATTATCAACAACACACGTTGTTTCATCATCAATTTTAGGTGTTGGTGCTTCTAACAGAGCAAAAGGTGTTAAATGGAGTACTGCACAGAGAATGATTATTACATGGGTAATTACGTTGCCAATTTCCGCAATATTAGCAGCATTATTATTCTATATACTTAACTTATTTTTCTAA
- a CDS encoding LysM peptidoglycan-binding domain-containing protein, whose protein sequence is MKKLAFAVTATSGAAAFLTHHDAQASTQHTVQSGESLWSIAQQYNTSVESIKQSNHLDNNLVFPGQVISVGGSGAQSTSNTSSQYGSASSHTVQAGESLNIIASRYGVSVDQLMAANNLSGYLIMPNQTLQIPNGGSGGTTPTVATSTNGNTSSFNHQNLYTEGQCTWYVFDRRAQAGKPISTYWSDAKYWAGNAANDGYQVNNTPSVGSIMQSTPGPYGHVAYVERINGDGSILISEMNYTYGPYNMNYRTIPASEVSSYAFIH, encoded by the coding sequence TTGAAAAAATTAGCATTTGCAGTAACCGCAACATCTGGTGCAGCAGCATTTTTAACGCATCATGATGCACAAGCATCTACACAACATACAGTACAATCTGGTGAATCATTATGGAGTATTGCACAACAATACAACACTTCAGTAGAGAGTATTAAACAAAGCAACCATTTAGATAACAACTTAGTATTTCCTGGTCAAGTTATCTCTGTAGGTGGAAGTGGTGCACAAAGTACATCAAACACTTCTTCACAATATGGTTCAGCATCATCTCATACTGTACAAGCTGGTGAATCATTAAACATTATCGCTAGCAGATATGGTGTATCTGTTGATCAATTAATGGCAGCTAATAACCTAAGTGGTTATTTAATCATGCCTAACCAAACTTTACAAATTCCTAATGGTGGATCTGGTGGTACTACACCAACAGTTGCAACTAGCACTAATGGCAATACATCATCATTTAACCATCAAAACCTATATACTGAAGGCCAATGTACTTGGTACGTATTTGACCGTCGCGCTCAAGCAGGTAAACCAATTAGCACATATTGGTCAGATGCAAAATATTGGGCTGGTAACGCAGCTAACGATGGCTACCAAGTTAACAACACACCATCAGTTGGTTCAATCATGCAAAGTACACCAGGCCCATATGGACACGTTGCTTATGTTGAACGTATCAATGGCGATGGTAGTATCCTTATTTCTGAAATGAATTATACTTATGGTCCATATAACATGAACTATCGTACTATTCCAGCTTCAGAAGTTTCTAGCTATGCATTCATCCACTAA
- a CDS encoding Bax inhibitor-1/YccA family protein, translating to MAHNTNHSYYQQNQSKQQDHSISKVWLYFMYYWIIFGVGCYLGQFLPLSWRQPLSFGLLIIILATLIFNRARRFGLIISNLYAVGIGLLSYATFATYLQNLGPDIFYKNIALAVFAFIAFGIIGYFVVGDASSIGKYLFVTLIALIIASIIGIFLRNPIFYTVITVVSLLLFLLYTLYDFNRLKRGEYSPQEMGFNLFINLLNIIKDILYLANTFRR from the coding sequence TTGGCACATAATACTAATCATTCGTATTATCAGCAAAATCAATCAAAGCAACAAGATCATTCCATAAGTAAGGTTTGGCTCTATTTTATGTATTACTGGATTATATTTGGTGTGGGTTGTTATTTAGGACAATTTTTACCATTAAGTTGGCGACAGCCTTTATCATTTGGTTTACTCATTATAATTTTAGCTACACTTATATTTAATCGAGCAAGACGATTCGGTTTAATCATTTCGAATCTATATGCTGTAGGTATAGGACTACTATCATATGCTACCTTTGCCACATATTTACAGAATTTAGGACCAGATATTTTCTATAAAAATATAGCATTAGCAGTTTTTGCATTTATTGCCTTTGGTATCATTGGCTATTTTGTTGTAGGAGACGCTTCGAGTATTGGTAAATATTTGTTTGTTACTTTAATCGCATTAATTATTGCAAGTATTATTGGTATATTTCTTCGCAATCCTATTTTTTATACAGTGATTACGGTCGTAAGTCTATTACTATTTTTACTATATACATTATATGATTTTAATCGTTTGAAACGAGGGGAATATTCTCCGCAAGAAATGGGCTTCAACCTATTTATTAATTTGCTAAATATTATTAAAGATATTCTTTATTTAGCAAATACATTTCGTAGATAA
- a CDS encoding helix-turn-helix transcriptional regulator, whose amino-acid sequence MANSCLHILTNSEYATTRCQDGIVLFWPIEGEIELQKFRKSKIIEDDIYIINHLDVFSVKNNKKTIMLYLSSDWFAELGFTFFNYHYTAKLIKSSYNLKCLLLKLTYRYLEKQPLNDADIRKIQEIITIIAKEASMDKKIAQNQYRYAYYGDLRDELEYIYQNVNQRLTLKSVADKLFLSKSNLSSQFHLQMGMGFKKYIDTLKIGKSIEILLTTDSTVSNISEHLGFSSSSTYSKMFKSYMDITPNEYRNLSKFDKCIMLKPEVLKEEKVNEIKEVVIDYIDHYKNHLTDVIHIDEDKFQTPKSFQTIIQINTYTEMKLVFLEGIFKTLLKTDSQVVFFIMPSILNSQNTISEVEKVEIIKTIIEGNLKVAFNVNEIETIYYVEEAFMKVCRQLSSSELEHSNKYEVHFIFDLSVMEIRTIYRMILKLHNIMLNVKLGLNITCLLEKPSEYKSLVSQIKRLKFDSLIIDNASLSSPYLMGESDELLLKNILHFKNLKQVINELDLEHEKLIFLNVENHKLLNNKERDLSNSAPLIYKTLSALYHNFDGFGLNIFDNHQSFNAMHLFDKNGFKTTLGLILEKFIEFVSKPKYENSYYSIIDIENYYCLVVYDWRVIESETVISDFEDSQVYINFKNNVLNDKYLIIIETLDEISGNINHLISKDLRDKYEWNPSLLSKIDNYLKPAIEIKEHNFSNDSLNINVTFNALYIIKIGKK is encoded by the coding sequence ATGGCAAATTCATGCTTGCATATACTTACTAACAGTGAGTATGCGACGACACGTTGCCAAGATGGCATTGTCTTATTTTGGCCGATTGAAGGGGAAATTGAACTACAAAAATTTCGTAAAAGTAAAATAATTGAAGATGATATTTATATTATTAATCATCTGGATGTTTTTAGTGTGAAAAATAATAAGAAAACGATTATGTTGTATTTAAGTAGCGATTGGTTTGCAGAATTAGGCTTTACTTTTTTTAATTATCACTATACAGCAAAGTTGATTAAATCATCCTATAATTTAAAATGCTTATTATTAAAACTGACGTATCGATATCTTGAAAAACAACCCCTAAATGATGCGGATATAAGAAAAATACAAGAAATTATTACAATTATTGCAAAAGAAGCAAGTATGGATAAAAAAATTGCCCAAAACCAATATCGTTATGCCTATTATGGTGACTTACGAGATGAGTTAGAATATATTTACCAAAATGTTAATCAGCGTTTAACTTTAAAAAGTGTAGCTGATAAATTATTTCTTTCTAAGTCAAATTTATCTTCACAATTTCATTTGCAAATGGGCATGGGTTTCAAAAAATATATTGATACTTTAAAAATTGGTAAGTCGATAGAGATTTTACTAACAACTGATAGTACGGTTAGCAATATTAGTGAGCATCTTGGATTTAGTAGTAGTTCTACTTATTCTAAAATGTTCAAAAGCTATATGGATATAACGCCAAATGAGTATCGTAATTTATCTAAATTTGATAAATGTATAATGCTGAAACCTGAAGTACTAAAAGAGGAGAAAGTTAATGAGATAAAGGAAGTAGTGATTGATTATATTGATCATTATAAAAATCATTTAACTGATGTTATACATATTGATGAAGATAAATTTCAAACCCCAAAATCATTCCAAACGATTATTCAAATTAATACGTATACTGAAATGAAACTTGTTTTCTTAGAAGGTATTTTTAAAACGTTATTAAAAACAGATAGTCAGGTTGTTTTTTTTATCATGCCTTCCATTTTAAATAGTCAAAATACTATTTCTGAAGTAGAAAAGGTTGAAATCATTAAAACTATAATTGAAGGTAATTTAAAGGTTGCATTTAACGTTAATGAAATTGAGACAATCTATTATGTTGAAGAAGCATTTATGAAAGTATGTAGGCAATTATCATCTAGTGAATTAGAACATTCAAATAAGTATGAAGTGCATTTTATTTTTGATTTATCAGTAATGGAAATTAGAACAATTTATCGCATGATCTTAAAGCTACATAACATTATGTTAAATGTGAAGCTAGGATTAAATATTACTTGTTTATTGGAGAAACCTTCAGAGTATAAATCGTTAGTATCACAAATTAAAAGGTTGAAATTTGATTCATTAATTATTGATAATGCTAGTTTAAGTAGTCCCTATTTAATGGGTGAAAGTGATGAGTTACTATTGAAAAACATTTTACATTTTAAAAATTTAAAACAAGTTATCAATGAACTCGATCTCGAACATGAAAAATTGATTTTTTTAAACGTCGAAAATCATAAGCTACTTAATAATAAAGAACGTGATTTAAGTAATAGTGCACCATTAATATATAAGACTTTAAGTGCGCTGTATCATAATTTTGATGGATTTGGATTAAATATTTTTGATAATCATCAGTCATTTAATGCCATGCACCTATTTGATAAAAATGGATTTAAAACAACACTTGGTCTTATTTTGGAAAAGTTTATTGAATTTGTCTCAAAGCCAAAATATGAGAACAGCTATTATTCTATTATTGATATAGAAAATTATTATTGTCTTGTGGTATATGATTGGAGAGTTATTGAGAGTGAGACAGTAATAAGTGACTTTGAGGATAGTCAAGTTTATATAAATTTTAAAAATAATGTTTTAAACGATAAGTATCTAATAATAATTGAAACATTGGATGAAATTAGTGGCAATATTAACCATTTGATATCTAAGGATTTAAGGGATAAATATGAGTGGAATCCGAGTTTGCTATCTAAAATTGACAACTATCTTAAACCAGCGATTGAGATAAAAGAGCATAATTTTAGTAATGATTCATTAAATATTAACGTTACTTTCAATGCATTATACATAATTAAAATCGGTAAAAAATAG
- the sarX gene encoding HTH-type transcriptional regulator SarX — protein sequence MNTEKLETLLGFYKQYKALSEYIDKKYKLSLNDLAVLDLTMKFCKEEKVLMQSFLKTAMDELELSRTKLLVSIRRLIEKERLSKVRSSKDERKIYIYLDEEDISKFNALFEDVEQFLNI from the coding sequence TTGAATACAGAGAAATTAGAAACATTGCTTGGCTTCTATAAACAATATAAAGCATTATCTGAATATATTGATAAGAAATATAAGTTGTCGCTGAATGATTTAGCAGTATTAGACTTAACGATGAAGTTTTGCAAAGAAGAAAAAGTACTCATGCAATCGTTTTTAAAAACTGCAATGGATGAGTTGGAATTAAGTAGAACAAAATTATTAGTTTCTATTAGAAGATTGATTGAAAAAGAAAGATTAAGTAAAGTTAGATCGTCTAAAGATGAGCGTAAAATTTATATTTATTTAGATGAAGAAGATATTTCTAAATTTAATGCTTTATTTGAAGATGTAGAACAATTTTTAAATATTTAA